The Carassius gibelio isolate Cgi1373 ecotype wild population from Czech Republic chromosome A19, carGib1.2-hapl.c, whole genome shotgun sequence genome segment tcaaaaacaactaaataaattaaataaatacattgatacaaatcattgcataATAAACTGTATTATCTTGATTCcagtatttaacaaatttattttatCAGCCTCaagatagaaataaaaaaaagtgtttttaatttggTAATCATTTTGAGTTCGAGTCGAGcaaacgttaaatataaaaagataCCAACAGGTTTAAATAGCtgctaaattataatttttttgattcATGGTCATCTGCACATGGAACATtgtgtcatattgttaaatggcCTTTTTGTATTCACAGACCTTTACAACAACAATGTTAATCCATCTGTCAACAGATTGCAGTTTCATGTTTGGGAAGCGAAGCTAATGTCATACGAAAGCCTCTATTCAGATTGGACTTTGACTCTAATCAGTGATAAACATGATAAAAGACACAAAAATGCCCATCCATTGGTCATGATTTATCAGTTCTGTTGAAGTTTACTGCTGCACTACTGTTTCTAAACGGGACTACTTGTGTCTTATGTGCATGACAAATATGACAGAGTCCTAATCATGGTTGATCACAAGAGTATGATCAGGTTATATTTAGATGCCATTATATGAAGACTGTGGTGCTACTTTTGGTTTTGTGATATGCATGTTGTTTTTGCCgtttataactgtttttataaaccTAAAATTGAGGTTGGAAATGGTTCCTGAAGCTTTcggttttctttgttttttttagtctttaaatacataatttgatGTGGTTAGGCATGTTTGGTTTGAGTATATACAgtttgaaatgtaattaaaatatttagaatatagtAAATTCActggtttatttcatttttttattaaagcatttgTCTTTTCCTGAGATCCCTTGTGAATAATTGACTCACAATTTCTACTTTGCATTAGAATATATATACAGCCAGTATGATTATACTGTatatgatcacacacacactcactcactcacacacatatacagtatatactgtgtaTAGCCAGTATGATCATGGTTAATAAAATGAtccaaaggctttttgcaagctGCTATAAAAGCGTCAAGTTAATTTGTAGTATGTAATACCCATTCTTGAATGACGTCCCCAAACAGACTCCTAGTGAGTTTACAGCTTTAATGGTTTAACCGTCCAGTTCATTGCAGTCACGGCTGGATGGGCTCAGCTTCCTGCAAATCCCAATTATTCTGAATCATTTCACTAAGTTGCCTGATCTAGTGTGTGCACCAAAAGCAAATAAGGCAATGTGAGACCATATAAATGCCATCTTGCTGCATTAAATACCCATCCCCTTACATCATATCAGACCAATTCGAGCTCTTAGATGCACTAACCACCCATCTATCGCCCCTCCCATACACACCTCCACCCCCTACTTTTTGCCTTCCAaataaatatgaacttttgtgcAAATACGAATTTCCTTATTGTCTTCATGTTTTTTTCCCCATGCAGTTTGGAGAGTGTTCAGCACTTAATTTGATTCAGGAACGGCTATTCCTACAAATGGAATAACGAGAGAATACTGGCAGCCAATGGAGAGCATATAAAAAGGAGGCATAAGTTAATTGATCTACTGTAGGTGAGCTACGAATCGACAAACGGATCTGACATGGAGCTGACTGTGTCCAGCTTCGTCTCATTGTTGGTCTACATCTTGACCTTCTTGCTTGGACTTCCCTGCAACCTCCTTGTACTTTTCGTGTACATCCGTAAGGCTCGAAAACACGGTGCCACCCCCAACGTAGTCTACGCTCTTAACCTGTGCGTGGCAAACCTGGCTCTAGTGTCATGGATGCCAGTCAAAGTGGCCGAGACTGTGCTCCAAGGTTGGGCGCTTCCAGCTGCGGTTTGTCCAGTTTACAGCTTCTTTCTGTTCTCTTCGGTCTATGGTAGCAGTTTGATCCTCACAGCAGTCGTCGTTGGACGTTATCTGAGTATTGCCTATCCCATAACTTACAAACTCTACCGTCGGGCGCGTACCTCTTGCCTGGTAAGCGCCATCTTGTGGCTCTTAGTGCTTGCACACTTGGGTTTTGCTTATATTGCTGAAGGAGGGGGCCATTTTGTGTCTTTATCAGAGGAGAATGTCTCAGCATGCTATGAAAACTTCACCCAGGTGCAGTTGGAAGTGCTGGTGCCATTACGCCTGGAGATGGCGCTGCTACTCTTCTTGGTGCCACTTGTTTTGTCAGCATTCTGCACACTGCGCTGCCTAGTGCTTGTCAGACACTCTGCTTTGCCCTCTGATGGGAAAAGAAGGGTGTTAGCCATTGCACTCTCCACTTTAGTAGTATTTGTGGTCTGTTATGGACCCTACAATGTTTCCCACGTGGTGGGCTTTGTATTGTACACTAATGTGGAGTGGAGAAGTGAAGCCATGCTTTCCTGCTCCTGCAATGTATTTCTTGAGCCAGTGGTCATGTTAATGCTTTCGCCGTGGACGCCGAGGGATTTGGTGGACAAGTTGTGCCATAAACGAAGGAATACATCATATAAGTCGTGGAATCACTGCAACAGGGCTTCCAGGAGTCCTCAAACAACAACTCAGGCTGCGTCAATAATAAGCCATGGTGAATCTAAAGATGACAAATCAAAAGCAAACAAAGCTGACCCGTCTATAAAAGAGACCTGATTAGGGTACGACAAGACACTCATGGAAATACATGAGATGTTGACTTTGATCATGGAATTTTTTAACTTCTGAGTGTGAGTCACCCAATCATATTTACGGGAAGGATATGAGATAATGTTTTGGTGGTTTTTAAAGTTATTGGAAGAGAGTGCATGGTAACATAATATTTTTAGCAGTATGACATTTTTCAAGACAGCTTTTTAATCACAGCTTTCCTTTTTCACTTATGTTTGCTTCTATATTACATGATacaatttttaatggttttaactaaacattaataaaagtaagttattataaaggcaaaaaatgtaaactttagcAGCATCGGATCTTTTGAAAATGAGGGAAGATCTATAGTAAGACTGAAGTGGTTCTATGGAGGCTTGATGTATTTCATCAAAATCTGGACAACAGTGTGGTACTGTTGACCCATGTGCTTAATATGTACTATTCTTTGAAACACTTATtctgtaattattgttatttgtaatataaaatgtataatgtgaaatgtgtaaaatgttaACTATGGGTGCTgtattgtaaatataattaaattgctCTTACATGGTCATTTTCCTGGTGCAGTTTTTGTGTATGAAAATAATGAATTGATGCAgcaagtaatattttaaatattttagggaTGGAACGTTGATGATTATTTTACATTAagacagttattattattagtcttagACTGCCTTGGTTTGCATTTATGTCTGGTTGTGTTTTACTAGTTCTCCTGTGTATTCTACATCAAAACTCTGATTTAGAAATTTTTCCTTCGTTGCGCACTTTTTGCGACAAACACACATTACAGAAAGATGGATTCTCCAAAGTGAGTACGGTACCAGGAAAATAGACCTGCCTGCAACTCCccttatgaaaggaaaatatatttaccaatatatttcttaaaatgaatACATTGAATAATATATGGATGATACAtatattctataatatattgcaaaatatacaaattattgccgctttcaatatattgcaatatattggaaaaaataaagattaaatcccatatataagaatatatgcctaatatattgcatgatattttccattatactgcaatatatttttgtttcataagggccaaCTGCTATGCCTGGAACAAAATCCAGAATAATGTTCCTGTGGCtgagtggtagagcattgcgttgtggttcaattcccagggaacacagatactgataaaataaataaataagaatggatagcctgaatgcactgtaagtcgctttggataaaagcatctgctaaatgcataaatgtaaatgtaatgcagcAAAGCCTCAAGGCCTACACCTAATGGCTCACTTGCCCAGTGTGGGTCCTCAGGAAACTTTCACCAAGTTCATCAAGTGGGTGTGCAGTGGATCTCCATACACCATCTGCCCCACTGTAGAAGAACTCACAAGCAATGCTCTGACCCCAGTGCAGCCAAAGACCAGCCATCCACCAGGTAGTGAACTGAATGGGATTCTGATAGAGCCCACCACAGACCATAGAGACCTGCCTGTCGTGATGGACAAGCCTAAATCAAGGAAGAGGTGGGAAGGAGTCAGCACCACAGAGACCTTTCAACAAACAAGAGATCAAGCATGGGAAAAACTGCACAACAAtgcttaaaaatgtaacaaaaaaaacaaaacaaaaaaattggatACAGGTTTATAACAACATAAGACTCCACAGTGACTTAATTTTAAATGTTCATATAATAGAATGCAAATCATATTCTGTTTACTGTATCTATGCCATCCAGGTGTCTAAAGTATGTTACAGGAGTtccaacccttacgaaaattaaccatggttttactacaaacaaaaccaaaaagatCATGGTTACTACatttaaaccatggtaaccacaaattaaccatggttttgctacactaaccatagtttaaccatggtatttggtTATATAAATGGTAATCAATTCACCAAGAAACATGGTTACTACActgttacttaataaaaaaaaagggaaataaaacCGCTTATGTTTTTAGTATctttacaaacttttattttgcttatttttttattatattaaaaaatctatgttaaataaatgtttttatattacagGTGCTGTTTTAAGAACTTGCAGGGTTGTTTTCTACAGTAAAGAAGAACTTTACCACAGGCCGACAACAATGTCTGAAGATTCGACAGTGTTtctcaccatatatatatatatatatatatatatatatatatatatatatatatatatagtcctccGTTGGCTTAGATTAGAAATGTCAGTGTTTTTGGGACATTGTCATTGCAGTGAATTGAATTTCATATGACTTAATGGTGATGTAGAAGATAAGACATTGTTTAAATGTTGACagcttttttcacatttattttagaatttttgtttctttcaaagaaaaataactaCATATTGTAACTCTGGGTTTCTCTTTTATATAAGTACATACATAAACATCAACAGTCATTAGGCACGACAAACGcaacgttgttgttgttgtatagcTTATAGATATCAAACCAGTGGTAAGAATGTCATGCTAAGTGTTCCTCAATTCAATCAgacatacattaataaaaatattctttCTAAGCTTTAATTTAAAAGTAGCAGTGCATTAGACTATGGTTCTGGACTCAACAGTCATTCAAGTACAGCATTAATACTGTGAAGAGGACAGAGAGAGTGCTTAAAGGTCATCTGTGCCCTCTCTGTATTGCtatgtgaaatatattttgatgtttcACTGGTTCAACACTTTCctccggtttcacagacaagtcTTAAGGCTAGTCCAAGACTAAAATGAATGTTTGAGCTGTCTCAACTGAAAATAACTTGCTCTGgcatatcttaaaatatgtcagtgccaTTGTTCTGTCACAAGATACAGACCGGTAATGTTTTCTTCAAaggcatttttataaaagttgCTTAAATACCATAATTTAATGAAAGTGCTAGTCCTGGTTTCAGCTAAGCCCCGTCAGTGATACCAGGCCTTGGTATGCTATGATCACAGGTTGTTTGTGATTTAACTTGAGGataccaccaccaccacctcgtGATTGGTTGCAGTAAACAGTCTaaagtattatttttgtaatCTAGCATTATATTATTCAAACTCTGCAATAAGCCTGACTAGGAAGGGAAAAACTCCGACCTGAATAGACCTTCAGGTTAGACGacatattgaattaaacatgaatgaaaacaaggctgtgagagATGGCCTTAAAGGTCCTATATCACGCAAATCCAAGTCTTAGGAGACCTAAGCCAGTAGACCTAAGCCCTTTTCATTCCAAGACTTAGGTCTTCTGGCCTTAAAACCTAGATTAACTAGTAAACACTAACACTATTAAGAAGGTTAAAGAAAATAAATCGGTTCACTTTAAAAGTATGTTTGATTTCCTTATGCATAGCTCATTAACAGTAACTCTCATTGCCATCAGTTATTAATGTTCACACTCTTATAATTAAATGGAGGTTGATAAATTTTAAAGCTCAAATCCAATTTTATTGATCAAAATGGTGTTGTTGATCAATGTCTAAATCAACGACCTAAATTAGGAATGTTACAAAATAAGATGGAAGATAAGCTACAATAAAATAAGCCAGAACACTACTAGCAGTAGCAATTCTATCTGTTTCTATTGTGCATCTTCCATTTTATTTGCCGTAGATAAACAAGCCAGGGAATTAGGGCTTATGAAGTACATTTCTTTGAATCAATTAATGACTTAAGAACAACTGGTTGAAATacatgagagagatatatatatatagagtacaTGTTTGAATCTAGTATGTTAAAGCCAAAGGGGAAAAAGTGCAGGATTACAAGGTTAGTGGGGAGATCCTAGGCTATTTTCCTGCACCTCAAAACCCTGAGCTACTCGTTCATCCTTCACTAAAATTACAGTGCATTAAATATAATGTACTCTGAAAACTGAGATTTATAGGTAATGCAGTTTTAGATATCACAAGTctccattttaaataaaaacatactctATGCACTTTCATTTACATTCTAAGCAAACTTGTACTGTAAATTAGTCTTGATGTGCCACGATATCAAGTCTTTGATCAGCCTGATGAATGTATTTCACAAAGTCTGATATATGGAAAGACTacaagacagaaaaacaaaaatcgACTTCAAAACATCAGCCAAATGCAAAGGTTTTGTATACCTGCTGCTACGCAATTTCTTGAAAGCTAATAAATACAATACCGAAGAACCCTCGAAAAAAGACCTTCTGTCGTGTTAAGAGACAGTAGTAAAATTTGCACTATGTAGCAAAAATTAAATCCACAAAATGTTTCAAACAGAACAAAAGATGAGCATTAGGCATTAGCAGGCAAATAATTGGTTCACAAATCCAAGATTGAAGCTAAAGACATAAACCTGTGGCAAGCAGAATACTTCTGGAAGATGAGGGTTATTCCATATCAGTCGAGTCCAAGTGGTTGAATTCTCACGGAAGTGACGGAGAAAACAAAATGTGCTTGTACAGCAGATGTTAATTTCAAAATGGTCACAGTCTCTTATCAGAaggatgtgtgtctgtgtatcaCATAAGCATTCATACCCTACTTGAGGTGCAGAACATCTTAACTCTGTGATGAGGCGTGTACAAGCAAGTCATTGAGGGATTATTTCTCCATGTcactatcactttttttttttttttattcgtgagaatgtttttttttttttttttgttgttttttttttgtcactgtgATGTAGTCTCACTGATTTCCAGGCCATGTTGTTGTAGTTGAGCTCTGAGCAGTGCATTGTCATTTTTCAGGTCTTCAATCTGCAGGGCAATGGACATTCAACATATTACCATTTGCCCAATCGGACTTGGTAAGCAAAACAACACAGATCTCATAAATTTACaactttgaattatttatttattttacttaaggaTACATTAaggcatttttttaaagattatcacAATGTGTCATCCATTTTAATTGAAACTGTAAACCTCTTGTACAACACTTTGTTCACCAAAAACTGAAGGTAACTGTTGAAAAGTCatttgattacaatttaaaagattaatttaattgtaaaagaTGACAGCAATAATTTGATTACTACTGTATTAGACCAAAATAGATGGATAAAAAACTCAGGACCCAGAAAAACCGAAACagaatttctgaaaaaataaagccCGATTCATAATAAAGTGTTAAATTgttcaaattttatatatatatatatatatatatatatatatatatatatatatatatatatatatatatatatatatatatatataaaactgattaaacatccgttttaatgatcaaaatttaattaaaccaattaaaaacagaatccataaaaattaaacaaaaaaaaaaacattttcaattcaACTAGCACTTGACTTGGACTGTATTGTTATTTATACTATCtgcaatttaaagaaataatattttgaagcaaaaaggagcatctTAACTAGTAATCTGCTTTGAGATCCCACTGTGCATCCTACATAAACAACACCAACAAAAATACCTGTTGTCTTAGTAGCTCATTGTCCACTTGTATTCTCTCCACCTCCTTGTAGCTCTCCTGCAGCCTCTGGTTAGTCTGTCGGAGTTCTCTAATGTAGTCGCATGCTTTAGACAGGATGCCTCCTTTACTCTATAGACGACAACAAACAGCCCATTAACATTAGCAGGTGTAAAGAGGTACAATAGTTCCAAGAAGAATAGATCTGGTGCTGTTACTTACTGCTCCTGTTTTGGTATTGTCCATATTGCAGTCTGGGATGATTTTAGACAGTGTGACAATCCAGTTGTTGATTTTGTCTCTTCTTCTCCTTTCCACTGCAGAAACACCAAGAAAACCATTTAGCAACAGCCCAAACTTATCTACTTTTACTCTATACACTGAATTACTTCCAATAAGTCAATATGAAATCCAAATTGATCCCATTTTCTCTCCCTAATGCACATTcctggtttttcttttttttttactgtaactaAATAGgcaaaaaatgtttcaaattcataATTTTTCAAATTAGCAAAATTTGGGAAATTGATCATGTAACTGCTTGGTACAGATGTTTTTGCTTCCACTGAAACTGTACATATTGTGAGCTCTAAGACTTAAGGCTTGCATTAGTTAACCTTCATTGTGCTGTGCTCTCCTTCTCTCGTCACGAGGTGCCCGGGGGCCATCAATTTTCCTGTGCAAGTAGAGACAGAAGAGAAAAAGAGGAGACTTATGTAAGCTTGCTTTACTGCACTATTAAACTACCAAATgaatctgcaaaaaaacaaaaatttctcCAGCCCGTTCACGGATATAACAACAGTTCAGTACTGAATCTACCCAAAGATTTGCTTAAATCTGGATTAAACAAGTAATGAGCCTGAAAGAAACCCTTTGATTTTTCTTCATTTCAGTTTTTAGCGGCCAGAATTGATGTCTTCCCAACATGAAGAAAACTCAAACACCAGCAAACACATCTGTTATATTTATACAGTACtgaattaaagaaatagttcacccaaaaaggaaattttgctgaaaatgtactcaccctcaggccatccaagatgtagaggagtattggaacagatttgaagaaatttagcattacatcacttgttcaccaatgaatcctctgcagtgaatgggtgaaaTCAAAATGAGAGATCAAACAgctattaaaaacatcacaatagtccacAAGTTATTCACAACTCCAGTCTATCAATAAACAaactgtgaagtgaaaagctgcatgtttgtaagaaacaaatccatcaaaaaCGCATTTCTAACTTTAAAccgttgcttctggccaaaatatgagtccacaGTCCGTAATAATTAATGGACtgaagttgtgtggattactgtgatgtttttaatcggcacacattcactgcagaggatccattgttgagtAAGAGAAGTAATGCTGAATTTTGATGAAGAAACCAACTCATCTACGTCTTGGATGGcatagggtgagtaaatgttcagcaaaatgttattcttgggtgaactattcctttaaaagctAGCTGCAGCATCTAGAGATGGACAGGCTGGGAGCTGAAAGGGGGTGGGGTGTAAAAGGTCTTCCTCACCATTCTGATCTGCTGTGTTGAAGACTCTCACGTT includes the following:
- the LOC127935273 gene encoding free fatty acid receptor 3-like; this encodes MELTVSSFVSLLVYILTFLLGLPCNLLVLFVYIRKARKHGATPNVVYALNLCVANLALVSWMPVKVAETVLQGWALPAAVCPVYSFFLFSSVYGSSLILTAVVVGRYLSIAYPITYKLYRRARTSCLVSAILWLLVLAHLGFAYIAEGGGHFVSLSEENVSACYENFTQVQLEVLVPLRLEMALLLFLVPLVLSAFCTLRCLVLVRHSALPSDGKRRVLAIALSTLVVFVVCYGPYNVSHVVGFVLYTNVEWRSEAMLSCSCNVFLEPVVMLMLSPWTPRDLVDKLCHKRRNTSYKSWNHCNRASRSPQTTTQAASIISHGESKDDKSKANKADPSIKET